In Stomoxys calcitrans chromosome 2, idStoCalc2.1, whole genome shotgun sequence, the following proteins share a genomic window:
- the LOC106095724 gene encoding uncharacterized protein LOC106095724 isoform X3 — MADSRERIRGPSRDGREFLTSPRQVLRRLMLLSEGRQYREAAGVVGRLGPSVLRSVIAELPIDLLLEHLPHSAYLLESFFSRLITVNPSPKPDVPTEAVLWQLIKLFSNPHDPGLKQRCSKLLQSLVQYEPNLRHTIRETRKSFNDAVQGLGVHGLTTDPSGQLISLHMALKTELQRHVDTYKVALHKLEELSLVTINQDPAHSSHQRLLAINYGDIQQRLIDNKTILTVLDKPALKQLTSLIENLSQRVENDKEVLKAVGQVKRVDLQANLEKRPAAGLLMNFARGCEVVLQMMGPESISVGPNNNPSIIGSPKGGSNSSCSDGYHSDDSANEEISSMVSQYRLLYLENRTDTLEALDSLPQLKHVHNLKAKILFSIIVLSFRLCHGMRERKVMEVRRTLNCPLDSTNEITLALDRSIRQHLHDTIDTFPLGEIERSVFNQVLSTLHEYSCLESCPPLTHYVSACVRLAWKMVNQKVPYYLDNDFNLGFLRLEKHDRHAQADRRSDLIKAFLWPALMQNNHCMFKAIVVT; from the exons ATGGCCGATAGTCGTGAGCGAATACGGGGGCCATCACGTGATGGCCGTGAATTTTTGACCAGTCCCCGTCAAGTGTTGAGGCGTTTAATGTTACTCTCCGAGGGTCGGCAGTATCGAGAGGCAGCAGGTGTAGTGGGACGTTTGGGTCCGTCGGTTTTGAGATCTGTTATAGCGGAATTACCCATCGATTTGTTGTTAGAGCATTTGCCTCATAGTGCATATCTATTGGAATCGTTCTTTTCGAG GTTAATCACCGTCAATCCCTCACCCAAACCCGATGTACCCACAGAAGCCGTGCTCTGGCAATTGATCAAACTCTTCTCAAATCCCCATGATCCAGGACTGAAACAACGCTGCTCTAAACTTCTGCAATCTCTGGTGCAATATGAACCCAATCTAAGGCATACCATACGTGAGACACGAAAATCTTTCAATGATGCCGTACAAGGCCTGGGGGTGCACGGTCTGACCACAGATCCTTCCGGCCAATTGATATCCCTACATATGGCTTTAAAAACAGAACTACAACGACATGTGGACACTTACAAAGTAGCCCTACACAAATTGGAGGAACTAAGTTTGGTCACCATAAATCAAGATCCTGCTCACTCCTCCCATCAACGCTTATTGGCCATAAACTATGGTGACATACAACAACGCCTGATTGACAATAAAACCATACTGACAGTTCTGGATAAACCGGCCCTCAAACAATTAACTAGTCTCATAGAAAACCTCTCACAGCGCGTCGAAAATGATAAGGAAGTGCTCAAGGCAGTGGGTCAAGTGAAGCGAGTGGATTTGCaggcaaatttggaaaaaagaccGGCGGCGGGACTACTCATGAATTTTGCCCGAGGATGTGAGGTAGTGCTGCAGATGATGGGACCCGAAAGTATCAGTGTGGGTCCCAACAACAATCCCAGCATCATTGGTTCGCCCAAAGGAGGCAGCAATAGCAGCTGTAGTGATGGCTATCATTCCGATGATTCAGCCAATGAGGAAATTAG CAGCATGGTTTCTCAGTATCGTTTGCTGTATTTGGAAAATAGGACAGACACTTTGGAAGCACTGGATAGTTTGCCGCAACTGAAACACGTTCACAATTTGAAAGCGAAAATCTTGTTCTCAATAATTGTG CTATCATTTCGTCTGTGTCATGGCATGCGCGAGCGCAAAGTAATGGAAGTTCGACGAACCCTAAATTGTCCTCTGGATAGTACAAACGAAATCACTTTGGCCTTGGATCGTTCCATAAGGCAACATTTGCATGATACCATCGATACATTTCCTCTGGGCGAAATCGAAAGATCTGTCTTCAATCAA gtCCTTTCCACTTTACATGAATACTCCTGTTTGGAATCTTGTCCTCCCCTGACACATTATGTCAGTGCATGTGTACGCTTAGCCTGGAAGATGGTGAATCAAAAAGTGCCCTATTATCTGGACAATGATTTCAATTTGG GATTCTTACGCCTTGAAAAACATGATCGCCATGCCCAAGCAGATCGTCGCTCCGACCTTATTAAGGCTTTCCTTTGGCCAGCCTTAATGCAGAACAACCACTGCATGTTTAAAGCAATTGTGGTGACTTAG
- the LOC106095724 gene encoding uncharacterized protein LOC106095724 isoform X2: protein MLRQILLKNHQESLTMADSRERIRGPSRDGREFLTSPRQVLRRLMLLSEGRQYREAAGVVGRLGPSVLRSVIAELPIDLLLEHLPHSAYLLESFFSRLITVNPSPKPDVPTEAVLWQLIKLFSNPHDPGLKQRCSKLLQSLVQYEPNLRHTIRETRKSFNDAVQGLGVHGLTTDPSGQLISLHMALKTELQRHVDTYKVALHKLEELSLVTINQDPAHSSHQRLLAINYGDIQQRLIDNKTILTVLDKPALKQLTSLIENLSQRVENDKEVLKAVGQVKRVDLQANLEKRPAAGLLMNFARGCEVVLQMMGPESISVGPNNNPSIIGSPKGGSNSSCSDGYHSDDSANEEISMVSQYRLLYLENRTDTLEALDSLPQLKHVHNLKAKILFSIIVLSFRLCHGMRERKVMEVRRTLNCPLDSTNEITLALDRSIRQHLHDTIDTFPLGEIERSVFNQVLSTLHEYSCLESCPPLTHYVSACVRLAWKMVNQKVPYYLDNDFNLGFLRLEKHDRHAQADRRSDLIKAFLWPALMQNNHCMFKAIVVT from the exons ATGCT GAgacaaatcctattgaaaaaTCATCAAGAATCCTTGACAATGGCCGATAGTCGTGAGCGAATACGGGGGCCATCACGTGATGGCCGTGAATTTTTGACCAGTCCCCGTCAAGTGTTGAGGCGTTTAATGTTACTCTCCGAGGGTCGGCAGTATCGAGAGGCAGCAGGTGTAGTGGGACGTTTGGGTCCGTCGGTTTTGAGATCTGTTATAGCGGAATTACCCATCGATTTGTTGTTAGAGCATTTGCCTCATAGTGCATATCTATTGGAATCGTTCTTTTCGAG GTTAATCACCGTCAATCCCTCACCCAAACCCGATGTACCCACAGAAGCCGTGCTCTGGCAATTGATCAAACTCTTCTCAAATCCCCATGATCCAGGACTGAAACAACGCTGCTCTAAACTTCTGCAATCTCTGGTGCAATATGAACCCAATCTAAGGCATACCATACGTGAGACACGAAAATCTTTCAATGATGCCGTACAAGGCCTGGGGGTGCACGGTCTGACCACAGATCCTTCCGGCCAATTGATATCCCTACATATGGCTTTAAAAACAGAACTACAACGACATGTGGACACTTACAAAGTAGCCCTACACAAATTGGAGGAACTAAGTTTGGTCACCATAAATCAAGATCCTGCTCACTCCTCCCATCAACGCTTATTGGCCATAAACTATGGTGACATACAACAACGCCTGATTGACAATAAAACCATACTGACAGTTCTGGATAAACCGGCCCTCAAACAATTAACTAGTCTCATAGAAAACCTCTCACAGCGCGTCGAAAATGATAAGGAAGTGCTCAAGGCAGTGGGTCAAGTGAAGCGAGTGGATTTGCaggcaaatttggaaaaaagaccGGCGGCGGGACTACTCATGAATTTTGCCCGAGGATGTGAGGTAGTGCTGCAGATGATGGGACCCGAAAGTATCAGTGTGGGTCCCAACAACAATCCCAGCATCATTGGTTCGCCCAAAGGAGGCAGCAATAGCAGCTGTAGTGATGGCTATCATTCCGATGATTCAGCCAATGAGGAAATTAG CATGGTTTCTCAGTATCGTTTGCTGTATTTGGAAAATAGGACAGACACTTTGGAAGCACTGGATAGTTTGCCGCAACTGAAACACGTTCACAATTTGAAAGCGAAAATCTTGTTCTCAATAATTGTG CTATCATTTCGTCTGTGTCATGGCATGCGCGAGCGCAAAGTAATGGAAGTTCGACGAACCCTAAATTGTCCTCTGGATAGTACAAACGAAATCACTTTGGCCTTGGATCGTTCCATAAGGCAACATTTGCATGATACCATCGATACATTTCCTCTGGGCGAAATCGAAAGATCTGTCTTCAATCAA gtCCTTTCCACTTTACATGAATACTCCTGTTTGGAATCTTGTCCTCCCCTGACACATTATGTCAGTGCATGTGTACGCTTAGCCTGGAAGATGGTGAATCAAAAAGTGCCCTATTATCTGGACAATGATTTCAATTTGG GATTCTTACGCCTTGAAAAACATGATCGCCATGCCCAAGCAGATCGTCGCTCCGACCTTATTAAGGCTTTCCTTTGGCCAGCCTTAATGCAGAACAACCACTGCATGTTTAAAGCAATTGTGGTGACTTAG
- the LOC106095724 gene encoding uncharacterized protein LOC106095724 isoform X1, translated as MLRQILLKNHQESLTMADSRERIRGPSRDGREFLTSPRQVLRRLMLLSEGRQYREAAGVVGRLGPSVLRSVIAELPIDLLLEHLPHSAYLLESFFSRLITVNPSPKPDVPTEAVLWQLIKLFSNPHDPGLKQRCSKLLQSLVQYEPNLRHTIRETRKSFNDAVQGLGVHGLTTDPSGQLISLHMALKTELQRHVDTYKVALHKLEELSLVTINQDPAHSSHQRLLAINYGDIQQRLIDNKTILTVLDKPALKQLTSLIENLSQRVENDKEVLKAVGQVKRVDLQANLEKRPAAGLLMNFARGCEVVLQMMGPESISVGPNNNPSIIGSPKGGSNSSCSDGYHSDDSANEEISSMVSQYRLLYLENRTDTLEALDSLPQLKHVHNLKAKILFSIIVLSFRLCHGMRERKVMEVRRTLNCPLDSTNEITLALDRSIRQHLHDTIDTFPLGEIERSVFNQVLSTLHEYSCLESCPPLTHYVSACVRLAWKMVNQKVPYYLDNDFNLGFLRLEKHDRHAQADRRSDLIKAFLWPALMQNNHCMFKAIVVT; from the exons ATGCT GAgacaaatcctattgaaaaaTCATCAAGAATCCTTGACAATGGCCGATAGTCGTGAGCGAATACGGGGGCCATCACGTGATGGCCGTGAATTTTTGACCAGTCCCCGTCAAGTGTTGAGGCGTTTAATGTTACTCTCCGAGGGTCGGCAGTATCGAGAGGCAGCAGGTGTAGTGGGACGTTTGGGTCCGTCGGTTTTGAGATCTGTTATAGCGGAATTACCCATCGATTTGTTGTTAGAGCATTTGCCTCATAGTGCATATCTATTGGAATCGTTCTTTTCGAG GTTAATCACCGTCAATCCCTCACCCAAACCCGATGTACCCACAGAAGCCGTGCTCTGGCAATTGATCAAACTCTTCTCAAATCCCCATGATCCAGGACTGAAACAACGCTGCTCTAAACTTCTGCAATCTCTGGTGCAATATGAACCCAATCTAAGGCATACCATACGTGAGACACGAAAATCTTTCAATGATGCCGTACAAGGCCTGGGGGTGCACGGTCTGACCACAGATCCTTCCGGCCAATTGATATCCCTACATATGGCTTTAAAAACAGAACTACAACGACATGTGGACACTTACAAAGTAGCCCTACACAAATTGGAGGAACTAAGTTTGGTCACCATAAATCAAGATCCTGCTCACTCCTCCCATCAACGCTTATTGGCCATAAACTATGGTGACATACAACAACGCCTGATTGACAATAAAACCATACTGACAGTTCTGGATAAACCGGCCCTCAAACAATTAACTAGTCTCATAGAAAACCTCTCACAGCGCGTCGAAAATGATAAGGAAGTGCTCAAGGCAGTGGGTCAAGTGAAGCGAGTGGATTTGCaggcaaatttggaaaaaagaccGGCGGCGGGACTACTCATGAATTTTGCCCGAGGATGTGAGGTAGTGCTGCAGATGATGGGACCCGAAAGTATCAGTGTGGGTCCCAACAACAATCCCAGCATCATTGGTTCGCCCAAAGGAGGCAGCAATAGCAGCTGTAGTGATGGCTATCATTCCGATGATTCAGCCAATGAGGAAATTAG CAGCATGGTTTCTCAGTATCGTTTGCTGTATTTGGAAAATAGGACAGACACTTTGGAAGCACTGGATAGTTTGCCGCAACTGAAACACGTTCACAATTTGAAAGCGAAAATCTTGTTCTCAATAATTGTG CTATCATTTCGTCTGTGTCATGGCATGCGCGAGCGCAAAGTAATGGAAGTTCGACGAACCCTAAATTGTCCTCTGGATAGTACAAACGAAATCACTTTGGCCTTGGATCGTTCCATAAGGCAACATTTGCATGATACCATCGATACATTTCCTCTGGGCGAAATCGAAAGATCTGTCTTCAATCAA gtCCTTTCCACTTTACATGAATACTCCTGTTTGGAATCTTGTCCTCCCCTGACACATTATGTCAGTGCATGTGTACGCTTAGCCTGGAAGATGGTGAATCAAAAAGTGCCCTATTATCTGGACAATGATTTCAATTTGG GATTCTTACGCCTTGAAAAACATGATCGCCATGCCCAAGCAGATCGTCGCTCCGACCTTATTAAGGCTTTCCTTTGGCCAGCCTTAATGCAGAACAACCACTGCATGTTTAAAGCAATTGTGGTGACTTAG
- the LOC106095697 gene encoding uncharacterized protein LOC106095697, with protein MCWSLRVYWTVLHNLFARFFTNLAIKCSACASQQLCCCCYCCSSEDDCSCCHKYLQPMGSSSDVGAYDTPENHLDLTQQSGREFHDYVIVDDIDADYLQIEKRKIETEPFYRTIDRATAEDILTGREDGTCLVRPYKEEDVSIKYIVSIYAQKEFFHLFIRQIPGTELYAIGQEKRQEKLYRTPNEIIEFYKHNTLQCTNKECTLSLMLRPIVV; from the exons ATGTGTTGGTCTTTACGTGTCTATTGGACTGTTCTGCACAATCTTTTTGCCCGGTTCTTCACAAATCTTGCCATCAAATGTTCGGCGTGTGCTTCACAGCAGTTGTgctgttgttgctattgctgcAGCAGCGAAGACGACTGCAGCTGCTGTCACAAATATCTCCAGCCAATGGGTAGTTCTTCGGATGTTGGGGCCTACGATACTCCGGAGAATCATTTGGATCTGACGCAACAGTCTGGGAGAGAATTCCATGATTATGTCATTGTGG ATGACATTGATGCCGATTACTTACAAATCGAAAAGAGGAAAATTGAAACGGAACCATTTTATAGGACCATAGATCGAGCAACTGCTGAAGACATACTTACTGGAAGAGAAGATGGTACCTGCTTAGTGAGGCCATACAAAGAGgag GATGTTAGCATAAAATACATAGTCAGCATATATGCTCAAAAGGAATTCTTTCATTTGTTCATACGCCAAATACCAGGCACTGAACTATATGCCATAGGCCAAGAAAAGCGCCAAGAGAAATTATATCGCACACCAAACGAGATCATAGAGTTTTATAAGCACAACACACTGCAGTGTACAAATAAGGAGTGTACCTTAAGTTTAATGTTAAGGCCGATTGTAGTTTAG